The Candidatus Poribacteria bacterium genome includes a region encoding these proteins:
- the prmA gene encoding 50S ribosomal protein L11 methyltransferase, translating to MNDPSFWAQIQVVTHTEAVEAATFHLTELGAVGVASHQECDDIGGSRVTITAYFPMGDDVGDLVVRVRDLVNSLGDHGLRTDPGWVSLKPLRIENWATAWRSHFKPHRFGERLIVAPTWEELGDVGAAAVVRLDPGMAFGTGAHASTRLVLDQMTGIDLSGKRVLDVGTGSGILAIAAIKLGAASALAVDNDPDVLPVAVDNCRTNGVQDVVEIRQGKISDVSGDFDLVLMNILADVIVPALGDVARVLKPDGTCHLSGITSPEGDKVRDALLNHCLRIVEQRENEGWVAISATFAARS from the coding sequence ATGAACGATCCGTCGTTCTGGGCGCAGATACAGGTCGTCACTCACACCGAAGCGGTCGAAGCCGCGACTTTCCATCTCACGGAGCTCGGAGCCGTCGGCGTCGCGTCCCATCAGGAATGCGACGATATCGGCGGATCCCGGGTCACGATCACCGCGTACTTCCCGATGGGCGACGACGTGGGCGACCTCGTCGTGCGCGTCCGCGATCTCGTCAACAGTCTCGGCGATCACGGTCTGCGAACCGACCCCGGATGGGTTTCGCTGAAGCCGTTGCGGATCGAGAACTGGGCGACCGCGTGGCGCTCTCACTTCAAACCCCATCGGTTCGGGGAGCGGTTGATCGTCGCGCCGACCTGGGAGGAACTGGGAGACGTTGGGGCCGCCGCCGTCGTTCGTCTGGACCCCGGGATGGCGTTCGGCACGGGGGCGCACGCATCGACGCGGTTGGTTCTCGATCAGATGACGGGCATCGATCTGTCCGGCAAACGAGTTCTCGACGTGGGTACCGGCTCCGGCATCCTCGCCATCGCGGCGATCAAGCTAGGGGCTGCCTCCGCGCTCGCGGTGGACAACGATCCGGACGTGCTGCCGGTCGCAGTCGACAACTGCCGAACCAACGGCGTCCAAGACGTGGTCGAGATACGCCAGGGCAAGATATCGGACGTTTCGGGAGACTTCGACCTCGTCCTCATGAACATCCTGGCGGATGTCATCGTCCCTGCGCTGGGCGATGTGGCGCGCGTGCTAAAGCCTGATGGAACCTGCCATCTCTCCGGCATCACGTCGCCGGAGGGCGACAAGGTGCGCGACGCGCTGCTGAATCACTGTCTCCGAATCGTCGAGCAGCGCGAGAACGAGGGCTGGGTTGCGATCTCCGCCACGTTCGCCGCGCGCAGCTAG
- the dnaJ gene encoding molecular chaperone DnaJ: MTPPRDHYEVLGVQRDASDDDIRKAYRRLAVKYHPDKNPGDDEAAERFKEVGAAYQCLSNADSRAYYDRHGHEGVRGSQGGFDFTTTDFTDLFSQVFGDFGDLFGGGSRTRRGNDIRYDVELTLEEAHAGKSIPVELERFDACGTCKGSGVKPGSTMKSCAQCGGRGRVVFQQGFFSVQQTCPRCQGRGEIMTDPCGECRGLGRVRGVQKLNVTIPRGVDDGMVLRMNGQGDAGRMGAPAGNLLVGVHVKAHPLFQRKGDDLLLDWRLTMVEAALGTRLRVPIIGGEEPIVIPEGTQTADTFTLRGKGMPHLQRNGSGDLKVRVFVETPTRLSDRDRELLREFAEQRQELDGDEADPKRGQKSDPYARRKHKRGFFEAVGDFFSGQDARSDDE, translated from the coding sequence ATGACACCTCCGCGCGACCACTACGAAGTACTCGGCGTTCAGCGGGATGCCTCCGACGATGACATCCGCAAGGCATACCGCCGTCTCGCGGTCAAGTACCATCCGGACAAAAACCCCGGCGACGACGAGGCGGCTGAGCGCTTCAAGGAGGTGGGCGCTGCGTACCAGTGCCTGTCCAACGCGGACTCGCGTGCGTACTACGACCGTCACGGACACGAGGGCGTCCGGGGATCGCAGGGCGGCTTCGACTTCACGACGACCGACTTCACCGACCTGTTCTCCCAGGTGTTCGGGGACTTCGGCGACCTGTTCGGCGGGGGCTCTCGGACGCGACGCGGCAATGACATCCGGTACGACGTCGAGTTGACCCTCGAAGAAGCCCACGCCGGCAAGTCGATTCCTGTCGAACTGGAGCGATTCGACGCCTGCGGAACCTGCAAGGGCAGCGGAGTCAAGCCCGGCAGCACGATGAAGTCGTGCGCTCAGTGCGGAGGGCGCGGTCGGGTCGTGTTCCAGCAAGGGTTCTTCAGCGTGCAGCAGACGTGTCCACGCTGCCAGGGGCGCGGCGAGATCATGACAGACCCCTGCGGCGAGTGCCGAGGGCTGGGACGCGTGCGCGGCGTGCAGAAACTGAACGTGACGATCCCGCGTGGCGTCGACGACGGCATGGTGCTGCGCATGAACGGACAGGGCGATGCCGGTCGGATGGGAGCGCCGGCGGGGAACCTGCTGGTCGGCGTGCACGTCAAGGCGCATCCGCTTTTCCAGCGCAAGGGCGACGACCTGCTGCTCGACTGGCGGCTCACAATGGTCGAGGCTGCGCTGGGTACGCGACTCCGCGTTCCCATCATCGGGGGCGAGGAACCGATCGTCATTCCCGAAGGCACGCAGACCGCCGACACGTTCACGCTGCGCGGCAAAGGCATGCCCCACCTGCAACGCAACGGCAGCGGCGACCTGAAAGTGCGCGTCTTCGTCGAGACGCCGACGCGGCTATCGGACCGCGACCGCGAGCTCTTGCGCGAGTTCGCTGAGCAGCGTCAGGAGCTCGACGGCGACGAGGCGGATCCCAAACGAGGTCAGAAGTCCGACCCCTACGCGCGGCGCAAGCACAAGCGCGGGTTCTTCGAGGCGGTCGGCGACTTCTTCAGCGGTCAAGACGCCAGGTCTGACGACGAATGA
- the grpE gene encoding nucleotide exchange factor GrpE, with protein MNDMVDDAFDESAGTSSPATPDELDQENARLQKRLRAFEEDIAELKAKQDQLLRTAASYDNSRRRAERDLEDSRKYAVESFAKRMLPVADSLRRAVDAARSAADASGLVEGVDMVLKQLDDALQSEGVTIIEAVGSTFDPNYHEAVAQHATSEVPENTVVAELQKGYLLHDRLLRASSVLVAVAPSE; from the coding sequence ATGAACGACATGGTGGACGACGCGTTCGACGAGTCGGCAGGGACTTCGAGTCCTGCGACTCCAGACGAACTCGACCAAGAAAACGCGCGACTGCAGAAACGCCTTCGGGCGTTCGAGGAAGATATCGCAGAGCTCAAGGCGAAGCAGGATCAACTGCTTCGCACGGCGGCGAGCTACGACAACAGCCGCCGTCGCGCCGAACGCGATCTGGAAGACAGCCGCAAGTACGCCGTCGAGTCCTTCGCGAAGCGGATGCTTCCCGTGGCGGACAGCCTCCGGCGCGCCGTTGATGCCGCCAGGTCGGCTGCGGACGCCTCCGGGCTCGTGGAAGGCGTCGATATGGTTCTCAAGCAGCTCGACGATGCGCTACAGAGCGAGGGCGTGACGATCATCGAAGCCGTCGGCTCGACGTTCGACCCGAACTACCATGAAGCCGTCGCTCAGCATGCGACTTCGGAGGTTCCCGAGAACACGGTCGTCGCAGAGCTCCAGAAGGGGTACTTGCTGCACGACCGTCTGCTCCGGGCTTCGTCCGTGCTGGTCGCGGTAGCTCCCTCGGAATAG